Proteins from a genomic interval of Fusarium oxysporum Fo47 chromosome I, complete sequence:
- a CDS encoding 6-phosphogluconate dehydrogenase, whose product MSGPVADLGLIGLAVMGQNLILNMADNGFTICAFNRTVSKVDRFLENEAKGKSIVGAKTVEEFVSKLKSPRRVMLLVQAGQAVDDWIEKILPLLDAGDIIIDGGNSHFPDSNRRTKYLAGKNIRFVGSGVSGGEEGARYGPSLMPGGNEEAWPHIKDIFQSIAAKSDGEACCEWVGDEGAGHYVKMVHNGIEYGDMQLICEAYDIMKRGLGLSSKEIGDVFAKWNKGVLDSFLIEITRDIMYFNDDDGTALVEKILDKAGQKGTGKWTAVNALDLGQPVTLIAEAVLARCLSAIKDERATASTKLEFVSRTTKFEGDKEQFLEDLEQALYASKIISYAQGFMLMQEAAREFNWKLNKPSIALMWRGGCIIRSVFLKDITHAYRSQPDLQNLLFDDFFNKAIHKAQPGWRDVVSKAALLGIPTPAFSTALSWFDGYRTKDLPANLLQAQRDYFGAHTFRIKPENASDKYPNGQDIHVNWTGRGGNVSASTYQA is encoded by the exons ATGTCTGGCCCTGT TGCGGATCTGGGCCTCATCGGCCTTGCTGTCAT GGGACAGAACCTTATTCTGAACATGGCTGACAACGGCTTCACCATCTGCGCCTTCAACCGAACCGTCTCCAAGGTCGACCGATTCCTGGAAAACGAGGCTAAGGGCAAGTCCATTGTCGGCGCCAAGACTGTTGAGGAGTTCGtcagcaagctcaagtctcCTCGCCGTGTCATGCTCCTGGTCCAGGCTGGTCAGGCTGTCGACGACTGGATTGAGAAGATTCTGCCCCTCCTTGACGCCGGcgatatcatcatcgacGGTGGTAACTCTCACTTCCCTGACTCCAACCGCCGCACCAAGTATCTTGCTGGCAAGAACATCCGCTTCGTCGGCTCTGGTGTCTCTGGTGGTGAGGAGGGTGCCCGATATGGCCCCTCTCTCATGCCCGGTGGTAATGAGGAGGCCTGGCCTCACATCAAGGACATCTTCCAGAGCATTGCCGCCAAGAGCGACGGCGAGGCTTGCTGTGAGTGGGTTGGCGACGAGGGTGCTGGTCACTACGTCAAGATGGTTCATAACGGTATTGAGTACGGTGATATGCAACTTATCTGCGAG GCTTACGACATCATGAAGCGTGGTCTCGGTCTCTCCAGCAAGGAGATCGGCGACGTCTTCGCCAAGTGGAACAAGGGCGTCCTGGACTCTTTCCTGATTGAGATCACCCGAGATATCATGTACTtcaatgacgatgatggcacTGCCCTcgttgagaagatcctcgACAAGGCCGGTCAGAAGGGTACCGGTAAGTGGACCGCTGTCAACGCTCTTGACCTCGGCCAGCCCGTGACCCTCATCGCCGAGGCTGTCCTTGCCCGATGCCTGTCTGCCATCAAGGACGAGCGTGCCACCGCTTCCACCAAGCTTGAGTTCGTCAGCCGAACAACCAAGTTCGAGGGTGACAAGGAGCAGTTcctcgaggatctcgagCAGGCTCTGTACGCCTCCAAGATTATCTCTTACGCCCAGGGCTTCATGCTCATGCAGGAAGCTGCTCGTGAGTTCAACTGGAAGCTCAACAAGCCCTCCATTGCCCTCATGTGGCGAGGTGGTTGCATTATCCGATCCGTCTTCCTCAAGGACATCACCCACGCCTACCGCTCCCAGCCCGACCTCCAGAACCTTCTgtttgatgacttcttcaacaaggcCATCCACAAGGCTCAGCCCGGCTGGCGAGACGTTGTTTCCAAGGCTGCTCTCCTTGGTATCCCCACCCCCGCCTTCTCTACCGCTTTGTCCTGGTTCGACGGTTACCGCACCAAGGACCTCCCCGCCAACCTTCTCCAGGCTCAGCGTGACTACTTCGGTGCTCACACCTTCCGCATCAAGCCCGAGAACGCTAGCGACAAGTACCCCAACGGCCAGGACATTCACGTCAACTGGACCGGCCGTGGTGGTAACGTCTCTGCCTCTACTTACCAGGCTTAA
- a CDS encoding uncharacterized protein (fungal domain of unknown function-domain containing protein) produces the protein MAQPDPSQGVPQDLMPHVHLISSFRYPVMPRLDLNEVAKWLMAAPQVARDRAPFFWTYLDKPTDGTILLTWQPLQRLGTTFATDGYVWAPPEQVYKHDLGNGLMLEIYYQKAGYIPGEQYALHARRRCRLVPIPGHPNPPQPDVGLFIVHYGPAEPNDRVPVSMIPFDERVNSIMQQRHFLQRAGQIRRKEFMLSDRVNWPTLPDLTRQPVPPQMAPRGVPQQMAYPTQPAPGPPAKRARHAAGQSGQPPLPGMPQLDAAFDDEEDVSRGDMFDHLTPREISMSRYQQNHEWMEEILSSPYRISQITPADLNLGFKGELAYLTEGIFPAQGVDASNSVPEKPYIGRLDPEKADEFRKRVYNHIESTKAEIEKMQADHAAALAKFKENSILSTKEKELRNTVESTGTEIWRIEGKVDPHDEDAVPRPVSTKTVEQIVSEVEAATGKKVDTKPTVSRVQDGGYQPPAPEPVQADASQLSRQPSQSGSQNSGIMIGESDIDMGGTAAGLLDQMHTGISNTSTPLNNFGTPQPQLSAAQSGAGTPSNATAVGSGGDVTMGGTQGLKDHTTAPDQGTGSGDWVVVPKDGTANDQANQGPGSGAASVNANTPTTTGIDAAKSVAKTASAGATPAAGTPGGSVSFDQNDFSSLGDLDTAGDALNFDGPTLDGAAGELGEGLDLSMDMDDSAFGDAFHGVEASGTPQGQDM, from the exons ATGGCTCAACCGGATCCTAGCCAGGGCGTCCCTCAGGACCTT ATGCCACACGTCCATCTGATCTCTTCATTTCGATACCCTGTGATGCCTCGACTTGACCTAAATGAGGTTGCTAAGTGGCTTATGGCTGCACCACAAGTCGCGCGAGACCGGGCGCCCTTTTTCTGGACATATCTCGATAAGCCTACAGACGGCACGATACTTTTGACCTGGCAGCCCCTTCAGCGTTTGGGAACGACCTTCGCAACCGATGGTTATGTCTGGGCGCCTCCAGAACAGGTCTACAAGCATGATCTGGGCAATGGACTG ATGCTCGAGATTTACTATCAGAAAGCTGGTTACATCCCCGGCGAGCAGTACGCTCTCCACGCCCGTCGACGATGCCGACTAGTCCCTATCCCTGGTCATCCTAatcctcctcaaccagaCGTCGGCCTCTTCATTGTGCATTACGGACCCGCCGAACCGAATGACAGAGTTCCTGTCTCCATGATTCCCTTTGACGAAAGagtcaacagcatcatgcAGCAGCGCCACTTTTTGCAGCGCGCTGGCCAGATTCGTCGCAAGGAATTCATGTTATCCGACCGAGTCAACTGGCCTACCCTGCCTGATCTCACCCGTCAGCCGGTACCTCCCCAGATGGCCCCTCGAGGCGTTCCTCAACAGATGGCATATCCCACACAACCCGCACCGGGTCCTCCTGCTAAACGAGCGAGGCACGCCGCTGGCCAGAGTGGCCAGCCCCCCCTACCAGGAATGCCTCAGCTAGACGCTGCcttcgacgatgaagaggatgttTCGCGAGGAGATATGTTTGACCACCTTACTCCAAGAGAGATTTCTATGAGCCGATACCAGCAGAACCACGAGTGGATGGAAGAGATCCTCTCGTCTCCTTATAGGATAAGCCAGATCACCCCTGCCGATTTAAACCTCGGTTTCAAGGGTGAGTTGGCATATTTGACCGAAGGCATCTTTCCCGCGCAAGGAGTTGATGCCTCCAATTCCGTACCTGAGAAGCCGTATATCGGCCGGCTTGATCCCGAAAAGGCTGATGAATTCCGCAAGCGAGTCTACAATCACATTGAGTCAACCAAGGCCGAGATAGAGAAGATGCAGGCCGACCATGCCGCAGCTCTTGCAAAGTTCAAGGAAAATTCCATCCTCAGCACaaaggagaaggagcttCGAAACACTGTCGAGAGTACAGGCACTGAGATTTGGCGAATTGAGGGCAAGGTTGACCCCCACGACGAGGATGCTGTTCCTCGTCCCGTCAGTACGAAAACAGTCGAACAGATAGTGTCTGAAGTCGAAGCTGCTACGGGAAAGAAGGTTGATACCAAGCCGACGGTATCTCGTGTTCAAGATGGAGGTTATcagccaccagcaccagAACCCGTTCAGGCTGACGCTTCGCAACTATCTCGTCAGCCGTCGCAATCTGGCTCGCAGAACAGCGGCATCATGATTGGCGAATCTGATATCGATATGGGTGGCACTGCTGCTGGATTACTCGATCAGATGCATACTGGCATTTCCAACACCTCTACGCCTCTGAACAACTTTGGAACCCCTCAACCTCAATTGTCAGCGGCTCAGTCTGGGGCTGGAACACCTTCCAATGCCACCGCAGTTGGTTCTGGCGGTGACGTGACGATGGGCGGAACTCAGGGACTAAAGGATCACACGACAGCGCCCGATCAAGGAACTGGTAGTGGAGACTGGGTTGTTGTGCCCAAAGATGGCACTGCGAACGATCAAGCGAATCAGGGACCTGGCTCGGGTGCCGCTTCTGTTAACGCAAACACACCCACTACTACAGGAATTGACGCTGCCAAGTCAGTAGCTAAGACTGCGTCTGCTGGTGCCACCCCAGCAGCTGGGACACCCGGCGGCTCTGTCTCCTTTGACCAAAACGACTTCAGCTCCCTTGGCGACCTTGACACAGCAGGCGATGCCCTTAACTTTGACGGCCCTACGCTAGACGGCGCAGCAGGCGAGCTGGGTGAGGGTCTAGATCTCAGCATGGACATGGACGACTCAGCATTTGGAGACGCTTTCCACGGCGTTGAAGCCTCTGGAACTCCCCAGGGTCAGGATATGTAG
- a CDS encoding glycoside hydrolase superfamily, with product MLKQLIFIAPLLVQALAVPAVEPRHQHLHGHIEHTHGTKTKMTTSVRRETEQTAAPQFIPPKMPYALDPNTKIRKTTTTAADPNNPKETIVPEFIPPKMPFVAKASWQKSTKDQDSSDKSASVASVKKKTVAKVQDEEDDNKDKEPTFIPPRAPFRGSRKPQQSQAATPRDTVPQFIPPRNPWAQSKHNTRSTESDDQDTSQETAIPDADQRAASGDDEVIPAPELLRRDEEVADNEFFDEEDEDDYNPEDFPNLGGPEDGEDGSDDESENTPAGNTSEQASQNSESADAQGDGSAKNYFGGDFDDEDDANNAPTRLEARGVGKRNILYFTNWGTYGANFQPQNLPVKEITHVLYSFAKVNPKDGTVFSSDSYADTERLYAGDSGGGKNVYGCVKQLYILKKKNRNLKVLLSIGGWNNSPDLATGVSTQDRRKKFISSAIKLITDWGFDGIDVDWEYPANAQEARNYVLLLSDLRKALDLYSKNNKLNYHFMLTVATSAGPANYKVMDLKGMNPWIDAWHLMAYDYAGSWDTTTGHQANVFVSKKNPLSTKLGTDKTINDYLAAGVPPNKILMGMPLYGRSFLNTAGLGKSYSGVGGNSEGTYLYKALPRSGAKATYDADLIASYSYDSKTRELVTYDDLKSGQAKAAYINQRNLGGAFFWEASGDKVGSQSIVSGVKRTLGTLETVNNLLKYPTSAYANIRAGMPS from the exons ATGCTCAAGCAACTCATCTTCATTGCGCCGCTCCTGGTGCAAGCACTGGCTGTGCCTGCAGTGGAGCCCAGACACCAACATCTTCATGGACACATCGAGCATACACATGGGACCAAGACCAAAATGACCACGTCTGTCCGCCGCGAGACAGAACAAACCGCCGCACCGCAGTTCATTCCTCCCAAGATGCCTTACGCACTTGACCCTAACACCAAAATCCGCAAGACCACCACTACTGCCGCTGATCCGAACAATCCTAAAGAAACCATCGTTCCTGAGTTCATCCCACCTAAGATGCCTTTCGTAGCAAAAGCATCTTGGCAAAAGTCGACTAAGGACCAGGATAGCTCTGACAAGTCCGCCTCGGTTGCATctgtgaagaagaagacggttGCCAAGGTccaggatgaagaagacgacaacaaagacaaagagccAACTTTCATCCCGCCTAGGGCGCCTTTCCGAGGATCTCGCAAGCCTCAACAGAGTCAAGCTGCCACTCCTCGAGATACAGTTCCCCAGTTTATCCCTCCGCGAAACCCCTGGGCACAGTCTAAGCACAACACTCGTTCTACGGAGAGTGACGACCAGGACACTTCGCAAGAAACTGCCATTCCTGATGCCGACCAGCGAGCTGCCagtggcgatgatgaagtcatcCCTGCACCTGAGCTCCTCAGGCGTGACGAGGAAGTTGCAGATAACGAATTCttcgatgaggaagatgaggacgacTACAACCCTGAGGATTTCCCAAACCTGGGCGGCCctgaagatggcgaggacgGTTCTGATGATGAATCTGAAAATACTCCTGCCGGAAACACATCTGAGCAGGCAAGTCAGAATTCCGAGTCCGCCGATGCCCAGGGTGATGGCAGCGCAAAGAACTACTTTGGTGgtgactttgatgatgaggatgacgcCAACAACGCACCTACTCGCCTAGAGGCTCGGGGTGTTGGAAAGCGGAACATCCTCTACTTCACAAACTG GGGTACCTATGGGGCGAACTTCCAGCCCCAAAATCTGCCGGTGAAGGAGATCACACATGTTCTATACTCCTTTGCTAAGGTGAACCCTAAAGACGGAACTGT GTTTTCATCAGACTCTTATGCTGACACCGAAAGACTCTATGCTGGTGATTCTGGGGGTGGAAAGAACGTTTATGGATGTGTTAAACAGCTTTacattctcaagaagaagaaccgCAATTTAAAG GTGCTACTTTCAATCGGCGGCTGGAATAACAGTCCAGATCTCGCCACTGGTGTGAGCACACAAGACCGTCGCAAAAAGTTCATCTCTTCCGCCATAAAGCTAATCACTGACTGGGGCTTTGACGGAATTGATGTCGATTGGGAATACCCTGCCAACGCCCAAGAAGCTCGCAACTATGTCTTGTTACTCTCGGATCTCAGAAAAGCCCTCGACCTGTACTCAAAGAACAACAAGCTAAACTACCATTTTATGCTTACTGTTGCTACATCAGCCGGTCCAGCAAACTATAAAGTCATGGATTTGAAAGGAATGAACCCATGGATTGACGCTTGGCACCTCATGGCGTACGACTATGCTGGCTCCTGGGATACTACCACCGGTCATCAGGCCAACGTTTTCGTTTCCAAGAAGAACCCTCTTTCAACAAAACTTGGCACTGACAAGACAATTAACGATTACCTCGCGGCAGGAGTTCCCCCAAACAAGATTCTCATGGGTATGCCTCTTTACGGCCGTTCATTCCTTAACACCGCTGGACTTGGCAAATCCTACTCGGGTGTTGGCGGCAACTCAGAGGGAACTTACCTATACAAGGCGTTGCCACGGTCTGGTGCCAAAGCTACCTATGACGCAGACCTCATAGCCAGCTACTCATATGACAGCAAGACGCGGGAACTTGTTACTTACGATGATCTCAAATCGGGTCAGGCCAAAGCCGCTTATATCAACCAGCGAAACCTTGGCGGTGCTTTCTTTTGGGAGGCGAGTGGAGATAAGGTTGGATCCCAGAGCATCGTTTCTGGTGTAAAGCGCACATTGGGCACTCTTGAGACGGTCAACAATCTTTTGAAATACCCCACGAGTGCATACGCCAACATACGAGCTGGAATGCCGTCTTGA
- a CDS encoding uncharacterized protein (expressed protein) yields the protein MCVYGRVVFTCAHERWGICVKRCQTAKDFRDGKLNHDCVIKKPHVPTSWRIQTDCNKCITMDGKLDRAKKSIDDVKRKLKRIEERKIRERNTEEKKIDNRKKVERKDENRDSNEANSWSFGTGLGSITEESEAEEDESASDGSSQGSSQVFNTEGSI from the coding sequence ATGTGCGTCTACGGTCGAGTCGTTTTTACATGCGCCCACGAGCGCTGGGGCATCTGCGTGAAGCGATGCCAAACAGCCAAAGACTTCCGCGACGGAAAGTTAAATCATGACTGTGTCATAAAGAAGCCTCATGTACCGACTTCGTGGAGGATACAGACGGATTGCAATAAATGTATCACGATGGATGGCAAACTCGACAGGGCAAAGAAGAGCATTGACGACGTTAAGCGAAAGCTGAAGAGAATAGAAGAGAGGAAGATCAGGGAAAGAAATAcggaagaaaagaagatcGACAACAGGAAGAAAGTGGAGAGGAAGGATGAAAATAGGGATAGTAATGAAGCGAACTCTTGGAGTTTTGGGACGGGACTTGGGAGTATTACCGAGGAGAgtgaagctgaggaggatgagtCTGCAAGTGATGGAAGTAGCCAAGGCAGTTCACAAGTCTTCAACACTGAAGGAAGTATATAA
- a CDS encoding HAD-like domain-containing protein — MYAFIYTLLLLITRTTPLITKARDNIYYPTCPKMHLVFDFDGTITQEDSIGELARSALEIQRNKYGHDLQTSWDQVVQSYVADYRHYKDNHPSPEVTRTSVDHEIEFLSGMKDVEETSLRRIADSRIFAGLDAETLSQAGADAVEAGRIKIRDGFTDLITLARQRGWNVSVISVNWSRAFLRGALLPHKIEVIANEPASDGTIKGPEFFEGRMTNVCEKKKALKHIINEKDGKVVYFGDSTTDMQCLLTGGVVISDNEESSLLKTLRRVSIEVPHVGEKRNGKISWARNFREVLDSGVLEA; from the coding sequence ATGTATGCATTCATATACACTCTTCTCCTCTTAATCACCCGAACAACCCCGCTTATAACCAAGGCTCGAGACAACATTTACTATCCGACCTGTCCCAAGATGCATCTGGTATTCGACTTTGACGGCACAATCACCCAAGAAGATTCTATCGGGGAGCTTGCTCGCTCAGCTCTCGAGATACAGAGGAATAAATATGGCCATGACCTCCAGACTTCTTGGGACCAAGTGGTGCAATCTTATGTTGCCGATTACAGACACTACAAAGACAACCATCCATCACCAGAGGTCACTCGAACATCTGTGGATCATGAGATAGAGTTCCTATCAGGAATGAAAGACGTGGAAGAGACATCTCTACGACGCATTGCTGACTCACGCATCTTTGCTGGTCTAGACGCTGAGACGTTGTCGCAAGCTGGTGCTGACGCTGTTGAGGCCGGCAGAATTAAGATCAGAGATGGATTTACGGATCTTATAACCCTCGCAAGACAGAGAGGCTGGAATGTGAGTGTCATATCGGTCAATTGGTCCCGGGCCTTTCTAAGAGGAGCTCTTTTACCGCATAAAATTGAGGTTATTGCCAACGAGCCGGCCTCAGACGGAACAATAAAAGGACCAGAGTTTTTCGAGGGGAGAATGACCAATGTAtgtgagaagaagaaagcttTGAAACATATCATCAACGAGAAGGATGGGAAGGTGGTTTATTTTGGGGACTCGACCACGGATATGCAGTGTCTGCTTACAGGAGGAGTAGTCATATCGGACAACGAGGAGTCTTCCTTGCTAAAGACACTGAGAAGGGTCAGCATTGAAGTGCCACAtgttggagagaagagaaatggTAAAATATCCTGGGCGAGGAACTTTCGAGAAGTACTGGATAGTGGCGTGTTAGAAGCATGA
- a CDS encoding transcription initiation factor IIF, beta subunit-domain-containing protein has protein sequence MAESFIKQEPFIKPDPEAPGSPAQVDEEDLYEDAGDLEFYEKNAGAFEQLYLARVPRYMWEAWSKLTERLGDDDEIQIGTLRTWNEQKPDGSLDTKLRMLLSANCPEHQVLPREYDLVVQEHNVSNHFIFSEEDLPGFKARSKARQEAADAGIPASLLRQKQGNSNGPERPSYDRRSRYQPYYRKAVPKKTKIFGKIHYDVRVEPHGKDEEERVLQQKILDAEANKSKVQIISRHAASAVVNPGTTRAAEFGDSFIKNIAATAKPKKGEVFKAARIPENQLLDLIFECFRQYQYWSVKALRQKLQQPEQYLRQVLEKIAVLNKSGRFANQYCLSDAYRDKGGAEAQEAAAEPVDDDEDDAEMEDVLPVS, from the exons ATGGCCGAATCCTTCATCAAGCAGGAGCCCTTCATCAAACCCGATCCTGAGGCGCCTGGTTCTCCTGCGCAAGTcgacgaagaagatctgTATGAAGATGCCGGCGACCTCGAATTCTACGAAAAAAACGCTGGCGCTTTCGAGCAACTCTACCTCGCGCGCGTTCCTCGATACATGTGGGAAGCTTGGTCTAAATTGACGGAGCGACTcggcgacgacgacgagatTCAAATTGGCACTCTGCGAACATGGAATGAACAAAAGCCGGATGGCAGCCTAGAC ACCAAACTTCGCATGCTTCTCTCCGCCAACTGCCCAGAGCATCAGGTGCTGCCTCGCGAATATGACCTAGTGGTCCAAGAACACAACGTTAGCAACCACTTCATTTTCAGCGAGGAGGATTTGCCCGGTTTCAAGGCGCGAAGCAAGGCGCGACAAGAGGCTGCTGATGCTGGCATCCCTGCCTCATTGTTGAGGCAGAAACAAGGCAACAGCAACGGACCAGAACGTCCGAGCTACGACCGTAGGAGCCGATATCAACCATACTATCGAAAAGCTGTCCCGA AAAAGACAAAGATCTTTGGCAAGATTCACTATGATGTTCGTGTTGAACCCCACGGcaaagatgaggaagagcgGGTGCTTCAGCAGAAGATTCTGGATGCAGAGGCGAACAAATCCAAGGTCCAAATCATCAGTCGACACGCAGCTTCAGCCGTAGTGAACCCTGGAACTACCCGCGCAGCCGAATTTGGAGACAGCTTCATC AAAAACATTGCTGCCAcagccaagccaaagaagGGCGAGGTGTTCAAGGCAGCTCGTATTCCAGAGAACCAGCTTCTGGATCTCATCTTCGAGTGTTTCCGCCAGTATCAGTATTGGTCAGTGAAGGCTTTGCGACAAAAGCTTCAACAGCCCGAACAATACCTTCGACAGGTGCTCGAGAAGATTGCTGTTCTCAACAAGAGTGGCCGGTTTGCCAACCAGTATTGCCTGAGCGATGCCTACCGCGACAAGGGTGGCGCAGAGGCCcaggaggctgctgctgaacctgttgatgacgacgaggacgatgcggagatggaggatgtgTTGCCCGTCTCCTAG
- a CDS encoding RNA polymerase II transcription factor SIII subunit A-domain-containing protein, with the protein MPPKSLLELATAACIKNIRELDSVGDYLPYKAVRLLLLKIDNAKQLRTIELNSPQIQGETGEVWLKLIKHEFPMEVKQKAYKPPNPTKWYRVYEKYKSDHQKALLESEAKLKNALMGLKEDKEKNTSKIVDDRRLLPRGGRVGPKKAWGFGARDPNGSTLAFNRGSRTKTHNGASVMRKVRRETKEIASIHGALSRPTQASNAITKLRKAPAAMVNDYQRAAKPTIRPPPPPPPKPTVSDVVETHEARAQYISDSDSEDGDDLFDDEQPVPRRKASSQVSSSPLKKPAAGHSDSTSKVKRTGLLSNSYKGPKPQTATSSRPRVTVSAGKSLSPTPQQKQISLSPEPAEQSSPTRLTNTRPNLGIGPRKRKATDVFMKPKKRA; encoded by the coding sequence ATGCCACCCAAGTCTCTGTTGGAACTTGCCACTGCGGCATGCATCAAAAACATCCGCGAACTCGACAGTGTTGGCGACTATCTTCCTTATAAAGCCGTCcgcctccttctcctcaagatcGATAACGCGAAACAACTACGAACTATCGAACTGAACTCGCCTCAAATCCAGGGCGAGACAGGTGAGGTATGGCTGAAGCTTATCAAGCATGAGTTTCCTATGGAAGTCAAGCAAAAGGCATATAAACCACCAAACCCAACTAAATGGTATCGCGTCTATGAGAAATACAAGTCAGATCACCAGAAGGCCCTCTTGGAAAGTGAGGCGAAGCTCAAGAATGCTCTCATGGGACTCAAGgaggacaaggagaagaacacCAGCAAGATTGTCGATGACAGAAGACTTCTGCCCCGAGGAGGCAGAGTCGGTCCAAAGAAGGCTTGGGGATTTGGTGCGCGAGACCCCAATGGCAGCACGCTCGCTTTCAACAGGGGAAGCCGTACCAAGACTCACAATGGTGCAAGCGTCATGCGCAAAGTACGACGAGAGACGAAGGAGATTGCCAGTATCCACGGCGCATTGTCAAGGCCAACACAAGCATCAAATGCTATCACAAAACTCCGCAAGGCGCCTGCAGCTATGGTGAACGACTATCAGAGAGCCGCCAAGCCAACAATCCGACCTCCGCCCCCTCCTCCACCGAAGCCAACAGTCTCTGATGTAGTTGAAACCCATGAGGCACGGGCGCAATACATCTCGGACTCTGATTCTGAAGATGGGGATGATCTGTTTGACGATGAACAGCCGGTACCCCGTCGAAAGGCTTCGTCTCAGGTATCTTCGTCTCCTCTGAAGAAGCCTGCTGCTGGCCACAGCGACTCTACAAGCAAGGTCAAACGCACTGGTCTTCTATCCAACAGCTATAAAGGTCCTAAGCCTCAAACTGCAACATCTTCACGGCCCAGAGTGACCGTTTCAGCTGGAAAGTCGCTATCTCCTACCCCTCAACAGAAACAAATATCTCTTTCTCCCGAGCCAGCCGAACAGTCTTCACCTACACGTCTCACAAATACACGACCTAATCTGGGCATCGGACCACGCAAGCGCAAGGCTACGGATGTCTTCATGAAGCCTAAGaaaagagcttga
- a CDS encoding ubiquitin-related domain-containing protein, producing the protein MLIKVRTLTGKEIELDIESDYKVSQIKEKVEEKEGIPPVQQRLIHGGKQMTDDKTAAEYNLSAGDTLHLVLALRGGRWMA; encoded by the exons ATGTTGATCAA GGTCCGCACATTGACCGGCAAGGAGATCGAGCTGGATATTGAGTCGGACTACAAG GTCTCCCAGATCAAGGAAAAggtcgaggagaaggagggtaTCCCGCCCGTTCAACAGCGACTTATCCATGGCGGCAAGCAAAT GACCGACGACAAGACCGCTGCCGAATACAACCTCTCCGCCGGTGACACTCTCCATCTCGTTCTCGCCCTTAGAGGAGGACGATGGATGGCATAA
- a CDS encoding prohibitin subunit PHB2 (SPFH domain) has product MSNNNWQEEAMRRLRQMQQARGGVGGGGPQMPRAAGGALFGGLLLAGGALFLSNSLFNVDGGHRAIKYQRLTGVSKEIYNEGTHINIPWFETPIVYDVRAKPRNVASLTGTKDLQMVNITCRVLSRPQIDALPQIYRTLGTDYDERVLPSIVNEVLKSVVAQFNASQLITQRENVARLVRENLARRAARFNILLDDVSLTHLAFSPEFTAAVEAKQVAQQEAQRAAFIVDKARQEKQAMVVKAQGEARSAELIGEAIKKNKAYVELKKIENARQIAAQLQEAGSKNRLMLDSEGLGLNVFDSNDKN; this is encoded by the exons ATGTCGAACAACAACTGGCAGGAGGAAGCTATGCGCCGCCTTCGACAGATGCAGCAGGCCCgtggtggtgttggaggAGGTGGCCCTCAGATGCCTCGAGCAGCCGGTGGTGCCCTCTTCGGCGGTCTGCTACTCGCTGGTGGTGCTCTGTTCCTGTCAAACTCCCTATTCAACGTCGATGGTGGTCACAGAGCCATCAAGTACCAGAGGCTAACTGGTGTGAGCAAGGAGATTTACAATGAAG GAACGCACATCAACATCCCTTGGTTTGAGACACCAATTGTGTACGATGTCCGAGCAAAGCCACGCAATGTTGCGTCTTTGACCGGAACCAAGGATCTGCAGATGGTCAACATCACCTGCCGTGTGCTCTCTCGCCCACAGATTGATGCTCTGCCTCAGATCTACCGTACACTAGGCACCGACTACGACGAGCGCGTGTTGCCGTCTATTGTCAATGAGGTTCTCAAGAGTGTTGTTGCCCAATTCAACGCTAGCCAGCTCATCACGCAGCGAGAGAACGTTGCCAGACTGGTTCGAGAGAACCTTGCTCGACGAGCTGCTCGATTCAACATTCTCCTCGACGACGTATCTCTAACT CACCTTGCCTTCTCTCCCGAATTCACAGCTGCCGTCGAGGCTAAGCAGGTTGCCCAGCAAGAGGCGCAACGAGCTGCTTTCATCGTCGACAAGGCTCGACAGGAAAAGCAGGCCATGGTTGTCAAGGCGCAGGGTGAGGCTCGCTCTGCTGAACTGATTGGTgaggccatcaagaagaacaaggcctacgttgagctcaagaagatcgagaacGCTCGGCAGATTGCTGCTCAGctccaagaagctggctCTAAGAACAGACTCATGCTTGACTCTGAGGGCCTGGGCCTCAATGTCTTCGACAGTAATGACAAGAACTGA